From Treponema primitia ZAS-1, one genomic window encodes:
- a CDS encoding MBOAT family O-acyltransferase has product MDRQENLNKRKTFMLFALIVNISILFIFKYLSFVTKNIGFLLRNDKILINITLPIGISFFTFQMISYVLDVYYRKATVQKDIINTTLYISMFPQLIAGPIVRYETVAEEINNRIEKPEEFTDGMARFIIGLGKKMLIANYAGFIADKIFLLNGNLSVASAWLGAISYTLQIYFDFSAYSDMAIGLGMMFGFHFHENFNYPYVANSITDFWRRWHISLSTWFRDYVYIPLGGNRVSKKRLVFNLFIVWLLTGIWHGANWTFIAWGLFYFLLLITERFVGFEKHIGFFSHIYTLFFVIIGWVLFRSESISLARQYLSAMFWFGSIGLTDEIFFLYFKFGKVILLIGILLSTPIASLLKKKFLKNANIYKCVSSVGLIFVFILSLLICIKSTYNPFIYFNF; this is encoded by the coding sequence ATGGATAGGCAAGAGAACCTTAATAAACGTAAAACTTTTATGTTATTTGCGCTTATTGTTAATATAAGCATTCTCTTTATATTTAAATATTTGTCATTTGTTACAAAAAATATCGGATTCCTTCTAAGAAATGATAAAATTTTAATCAATATTACCTTGCCCATAGGGATATCTTTTTTTACTTTCCAGATGATTTCTTATGTATTAGACGTTTATTATCGAAAAGCAACGGTACAAAAAGACATTATTAATACAACCTTATATATTTCAATGTTTCCGCAACTTATTGCTGGACCTATTGTACGTTATGAAACTGTCGCTGAAGAGATCAATAATCGCATTGAGAAACCGGAAGAGTTTACCGATGGTATGGCACGGTTTATAATAGGTCTAGGCAAGAAAATGCTTATTGCTAATTATGCCGGGTTTATAGCCGATAAAATATTTTTATTGAATGGAAATTTATCGGTTGCATCCGCTTGGCTTGGGGCAATTTCATATACCCTACAAATCTATTTTGATTTTTCAGCATATTCTGATATGGCAATCGGTCTAGGAATGATGTTTGGGTTTCATTTTCATGAAAATTTTAATTACCCGTATGTAGCAAATTCAATTACCGATTTCTGGAGAAGATGGCATATATCTTTGAGTACCTGGTTTCGTGATTATGTGTATATTCCTTTGGGAGGAAACCGGGTATCAAAAAAACGGCTTGTATTTAACCTTTTTATTGTATGGCTATTAACAGGAATATGGCATGGAGCCAATTGGACATTTATTGCCTGGGGTTTGTTTTATTTTCTATTACTTATAACAGAGCGATTTGTAGGGTTTGAAAAACATATAGGATTTTTTTCCCATATATATACCTTATTTTTCGTGATTATAGGCTGGGTGTTATTTCGTTCAGAAAGTATAAGCCTGGCCAGACAATATTTAAGTGCGATGTTTTGGTTTGGTTCGATCGGATTAACCGATGAAATATTTTTTTTATATTTTAAATTTGGAAAAGTAATTTTATTAATCGGAATATTATTATCGACACCGATTGCTTCTCTATTAAAGAAAAAGTTTTTAAAAAATGCGAATATATATAAATGTGTATCCTCAGTAGGTTTAATTTTCGTATTCATTCTTTCTCTTTTAATATGCATTAAATCGACATACAATCCTTTTATTTATTTTAATTTTTAA
- a CDS encoding alginate O-acetyltransferase AlgX-related protein codes for MSTILLRFGTNIFLLKMFHIDNAFTHMVFFDRSDVFAEVFSNKNENIKWAELYPFENTFNKVSKISIPDKVKNNINNIEENIVEYTNNLLIYHEKMAEYAAQYEKFLGWPLHETIFDLGDGWLSESVDEIKNISPHAVELSNFNQFLNGLNIDFLYVQIPSKISKKDNINTDFSNKNADNLLYALSQENVPILDLREYILKQNLDHHNLFYKTDPHWKAKTALWVTGILSEYLNLNNDFEIGYNIYDPDNFTYDIYNDWFLGSYGRKVTLARAAPEDITLIYPIFNTDFIFKIPSRNINKQGSFDIFYDYDRIKNLDYYNSDPYGAFCYERNPIVTITNNLVNIDKKILFLVESFGRYIPPFLSLSIKNVDFVDLRSFDGSIKTYIEKNMPDMVIIMYNPNVIEEINSYNPSNNLFDFE; via the coding sequence ATGTCTACAATATTATTACGTTTTGGTACTAATATATTTCTTTTAAAAATGTTTCATATTGATAATGCCTTTACACATATGGTGTTTTTTGATCGATCAGATGTTTTTGCTGAAGTATTTTCAAATAAAAATGAAAATATAAAATGGGCTGAATTATATCCATTTGAAAATACCTTTAATAAAGTTTCAAAAATAAGTATTCCTGATAAAGTGAAAAATAATATTAATAATATTGAAGAAAATATTGTAGAGTACACAAATAATCTTTTAATTTATCATGAAAAGATGGCAGAATATGCTGCCCAATATGAGAAATTTCTTGGCTGGCCTTTGCATGAAACAATATTTGATTTAGGTGATGGATGGCTCTCTGAGAGTGTAGATGAAATCAAAAATATTTCCCCTCATGCAGTGGAGTTAAGTAATTTTAATCAATTCCTGAATGGTCTGAATATTGATTTTTTGTATGTACAAATCCCTTCCAAAATCAGCAAAAAAGATAATATAAACACAGATTTCTCAAATAAAAATGCAGATAATCTGTTGTATGCATTATCTCAAGAAAATGTTCCTATTCTTGACTTGCGAGAATATATACTCAAGCAAAATTTAGACCATCACAATTTGTTTTACAAGACAGATCCCCATTGGAAGGCAAAAACTGCCCTCTGGGTTACTGGTATACTTAGTGAATATTTAAATCTAAATAATGATTTTGAAATCGGCTATAATATCTATGACCCTGATAATTTTACCTATGATATTTATAATGATTGGTTTTTGGGATCATACGGACGAAAAGTTACTTTGGCAAGAGCTGCCCCAGAAGACATTACTTTAATTTACCCGATTTTTAATACGGATTTTATATTTAAAATTCCATCGCGAAATATTAATAAACAGGGGTCATTTGACATATTTTATGATTATGATCGTATTAAAAATCTTGATTATTATAATTCTGATCCCTATGGTGCATTTTGTTATGAACGTAACCCAATTGTTACTATAACCAATAATTTAGTGAATATTGATAAAAAAATATTATTTCTTGTAGAATCCTTTGGGCGGTACATTCCTCCTTTTTTATCGCTTTCTATAAAAAATGTTGATTTTGTTGACTTGAGAAGTTTTGACGGGAGCATAAAAACTTATATTGAGAAAAATATGCCGGATATGGTAATTATTATGTATAACCCCAATGTTATTGAAGAAATCAATTCATATAATCCTTCTAACAATTTATTTGATTTTGAATAA
- a CDS encoding glycosyltransferase family 2 protein: MPIISIIIPIYKAEKYLQKCVDSILSQTFTDFECILVDDGSPDKSSDICDEYAVRDSRIFVIHQKNSGRSSARNAGLNIAKGEWIGFIDADDWCELEMFQFLYENAKKYSADISACCRKRVTSDDDIGVISERRKVETLYDGQNAIYAMLKQDISRVVTDKIFSSYFFKECNIQFDDKIKKGQDLLLYYEVLRYAKKIIYSPHAYYNYFINNPDSVTNQKGLTEDVKTAFLVYEKMLKIETNKKIRKIIITRKVNDASELILYYISVNDYINKSCKTLTRFVKDNVMHILFDFSYPIRNKILVLLSLNPKLCYLLRNNYKFIKQSLKALLKHG; the protein is encoded by the coding sequence ATGCCTATAATTTCAATAATTATTCCCATTTATAAAGCTGAGAAATATCTCCAAAAATGTGTTGACAGTATTTTGTCGCAGACATTTACTGATTTTGAATGTATCCTTGTCGATGACGGATCCCCAGATAAATCCTCTGATATATGTGATGAATATGCCGTTAGAGATAGCAGGATATTTGTTATTCATCAAAAGAATAGCGGTAGATCTTCTGCGAGAAATGCAGGGTTGAATATAGCAAAGGGGGAATGGATTGGTTTTATTGATGCGGATGATTGGTGCGAACTTGAAATGTTTCAATTCTTATATGAGAATGCAAAAAAATATTCCGCAGATATTTCTGCATGTTGCCGAAAAAGAGTAACATCTGATGATGACATTGGGGTAATATCTGAGAGAAGAAAGGTTGAAACTCTTTATGATGGCCAAAATGCAATTTATGCAATGTTAAAGCAGGATATTTCCAGAGTTGTTACTGATAAGATATTTAGTTCGTATTTTTTCAAGGAATGTAATATTCAGTTTGATGATAAAATTAAAAAGGGGCAGGATCTATTACTATATTATGAAGTTCTAAGATATGCCAAAAAAATAATTTATTCGCCACATGCATATTATAATTATTTCATTAATAATCCTGATTCAGTTACTAACCAAAAAGGTTTAACAGAAGATGTAAAAACTGCGTTTTTAGTCTATGAAAAAATGCTAAAGATCGAAACTAATAAAAAAATTAGAAAGATAATAATAACCAGAAAAGTCAATGATGCTAGTGAATTAATTCTGTATTATATTTCAGTAAATGATTATATTAACAAATCATGTAAAACATTAACAAGATTTGTAAAAGACAATGTGATGCATATTTTATTTGATTTCTCTTATCCAATAAGAAATAAAATATTAGTTTTGTTATCTTTGAATCCAAAATTATGTTATCTTTTAAGAAACAATTATAAATTTATTAAGCAAAGTCTAAAAGCACTTCTTAAACACGGATAA
- a CDS encoding glycosyltransferase family 32 protein: MKKIIHRIFFNFDNGPDPFLSYLETWKKQLPDFEIMFWDKNNLPLDLNAYTSYMTKTKNHAYLSDYFRCWLLEKYGGVYLDADIEILDGNVFRNIYEEAQKTEEYTLFIGIESERDGDLTAHSMGVKCGTTHEVLSFLMNLYETAFSTPLRYVIKKFPIPDLVNLYLRSLEETDNCSLSIEGHFRGKQNPMIINKIKIYPQDYFSPLSNYNNEMMVSVFSTNTCLCHHFAASWRDADQNNINGKLFSDLLKENYYTIPPDIFPRIKERYGELKIFPRRPLWALSENEVLQFERITNKIIPYGGIVYKLLRKLRKH; encoded by the coding sequence ATGAAAAAAATAATTCATAGGATATTTTTCAATTTTGATAATGGTCCCGATCCATTTTTGTCATATCTTGAAACATGGAAAAAACAGCTGCCTGATTTTGAGATAATGTTTTGGGATAAAAATAATTTGCCCCTTGATTTAAATGCATATACTTCATATATGACCAAAACAAAAAACCATGCTTATTTAAGTGATTATTTTCGATGCTGGTTATTAGAGAAATATGGCGGAGTATATCTTGATGCGGATATTGAAATATTAGATGGTAATGTTTTTCGAAATATTTATGAAGAAGCTCAGAAAACAGAAGAGTATACCCTTTTTATTGGCATTGAAAGTGAGCGGGATGGAGACTTGACTGCCCATTCAATGGGTGTAAAATGCGGGACAACACATGAAGTTCTCTCATTTTTAATGAATTTGTATGAAACAGCTTTCTCAACTCCCCTGCGATACGTTATAAAGAAATTTCCCATTCCTGATCTGGTAAATCTTTATTTACGTAGCCTTGAAGAAACAGATAATTGTTCTCTTAGTATCGAAGGTCACTTTCGCGGAAAACAAAACCCAATGATTATAAACAAAATTAAAATTTATCCCCAGGATTATTTTTCTCCTCTTTCGAATTATAATAATGAAATGATGGTATCTGTTTTTAGTACAAATACTTGCCTATGTCATCATTTTGCAGCTTCCTGGAGGGATGCGGATCAAAATAATATAAACGGAAAGCTATTTTCTGACTTACTAAAAGAAAATTATTATACTATCCCTCCTGATATATTTCCTCGAATAAAAGAAAGATATGGTGAATTGAAAATTTTTCCCAGAAGACCATTATGGGCTTTAAGTGAGAATGAGGTATTACAATTTGAAAGAATCACTAATAAAATTATTCCCTATGGTGGGATAGTATACAAATTATTAAGAAAATTAAGAAAGCACTAA